Sequence from the Saccopteryx bilineata isolate mSacBil1 chromosome 6, mSacBil1_pri_phased_curated, whole genome shotgun sequence genome:
aaatgttacagaatgcaggtttttcaagcaaggggagtgggctcctGATCCATTTGTCTAAAGGAATAGGTCACTcatgactccaggaggggaggaagattacaggaatttttaattaagatatgtaaacattgtctcctaaaggctcttaatgaaggggaagaggaaggtgtttttttgttgttgttgtttttttaagaagaagTTTTTAGATAAGTTttaccttctttgctctgtctagcaagtagtggcctcactccttccagagaactatagttaaattatgattaactactaacttttgcccctttaatctctttctcttgggtTTTCCTCTCCTCAGaagggaggggtaagggggcctgactcttccttttaaaatactaatactggcctggcctgtggtggcgcggtggataaagcgttaacctggaatgctgaggtcgtgggttcgaaaccctgggcttgcccggtcaaggcacatatgggagttgatggttcctgttcctcccccttctctctctctctctctctctcctgccatctctctaaaatgaataaataaaaaaattaaaaaataaaatactaatattaacaatttttgcaatttgaTGGCACCGTATCACACTAATTTATAAAGTGAACTTTCTCATGGGGTTGTGTGTACAGGAAGTAACATAGCATCTATAGGGTTTGTTACCCTCCGGGGAATCAGGTGCCACGGGGCGGCCTGGGACGACTGTGTCAATTCCCCTCTGAGCACTGCCTCCGCTGCATCCCATAGACTTGAGTATGCTGTACCGTCATGATCACTCCGGTCTaagtattttctgatttctgttttgtttttgtttttttgtggcagagccagagagaatcagagagagggacagacagacaggaagggagagagatgagaaacatcaattcttccttgcagctccttagttgtccattgattgatttctcacatgtgccttgaccagggggctacagcagaccgagtgaccccttgctcgagccagagaccttgggctcaagctggtgagctttgctcaaacccgatgagcccgtgctcaagctggcgacctcagggcctcaaacccgggtcctctgcgtccgagtccgatgctctatccactgcaccaccgcctggtcgggcctCTGATTTGTTTTGATGTCTTCTTGTACCTGTTGGATTATTTAGAAGCATTGTTTCATTTTCAGTCTGACGTGTGAAAGGCACAAGGTCACACCATAGTGTTTGAGTAAATGGGTGCTTTCCCTTATTGATTTGAAGCTCAGGTTTCCTTTCTAATAGTTTCATCTAGCAGATATTTGATatcccatcttctccccctcctcgCCCCCCTAGTGGCCTCTAGGCTGACGGGGGGGCAGATGGCCCTTCATGACTCAGGGTCCAGTGTGGTGAGGGACGAGAGAGGGTTCCGGTCATCAGTGGACTTATTTGTCCCCAAAACAGACCTCGAGATGTTAGTTGGTTTGATGTGTACGTTTAAACCAGGTGACTTATTCTTCCAATCTGACTTCCGTCAGGGAGCCAGCATGCCCTGGAGGCTCTTCTTGGTGGGACATCGGGGCGCGTTTGAGGGCCTGGGGCGCTGGGTTCTGTCCCCACGGGCAGTCCCGGGCCGGCCCCGCCCACAGCGCGCCACCCCCAGGCGGCTGTCCCTCAGCGGCGTGGCGGACTGCGCCCAGGAGCCCAACAGGAAGAAGCTGCTCTCCGAGAAAAAGCTGGTGAGGCTTCTGCGGGAAGGACCTGGTCCTGAGCTGCCCTCTCCTCACCGGGTCTCCGTTTACCCCGATGGCACGTGCGATGCTGTCCCTGCGCCATCTCAGCAGGTTGTTTTGATGATGTTGACGCACAGAGAACACCGAGTTTTTAAAATAGCAGTTCACGGTTTTTCCAGGTGGTGGCGCCAGACACTCTTAAAatagttgtgttttttctttaaaaaaaaaaaaaagcgtatgtAGTggtgggtggagaggcagatacCCCAGGTCCAGGGGAGGGGCCGGGGGCTGGCCGGTCTGTCTGCGCACACAGAGTAGGTCAGGACGAAGGGGGGCTCCCAGGACAGGACGTGGCGGTGTGGCGGGGGCGGTGCCTCCGTGCCACACACCCGGGCTTCTCAGGTGGTTACATAGTAACCTGCTTTGTTTCAGTTTTTTAGCTAGAGTGTGTCTCCCTTAGCGGCTTGGAGAGAAACCTACCATCCCTCCCCATCTCTGCGTTTACAAACAAGAAGGTCCTGTGACATGTTTctgtttgggaaaaaaaagaaagaaagaaaacaaaaccgaAAAGAGGCTTTATTTAAGGACTGTTTTGTCAACACTCCTTGTTTCTCCAAGTGGGGGGTGTTGAGCGAGTCACTGAACGGTGTGTTCCAGCTGACCACTGTCCACAGCTGCCTGGGCAGCGTCTCCCACATCTGCGCATTAGGAGAGGTCAGCGATAGTCCTTCCCTTTGCTTCTCATTCTGAAGCCCGCTGTGGGGAGGAGAGGCCCGTGGCAGACGGCTGCTTGGCTCCTCGGCAGCCTGGATAACGGCCCCGGGCCATGCTGTGTGTGCTCTCTGCAGAAAAGCCACTTTGTGGACCAGCGCCGGGTGCTCATCCGAGGGGGGCGCGGAGGCGACGGGGCCAGCTGCTTCCACAGCGAGCCCCGGAAGGAGTTTGGGGGCCCCGATGGTGGCGACGGAGGCAGCGGTGGCCACGTCATCCTCAGAGGCAGGTGCccagaccgggggggggggggggggaggggggcaagatcGCTGTGTCTGCATATCTTGGGGGAGGAAGCCTTTACCTTCTAACCCTAACGGGAACTTGAATTCAAACATTGATCTGCAGGCATCATTTTTCTCAGATTATTTGGATGTATATGTTGAAATAATGCAGCAGAGCCCCACTCTGAGAGtggcctgtttgttttgttttctttaatttcaggTACACAGAGGTACCTTATGATCAGGAAAGCTACTATTATAATAAGATAGTCACAGGATAAGTGTGTCACTGTCTCTGTAAGTGCCTAGAGGGCACCAGGGACTCAGCACATTAGGAGCTCAGATGCTCAGGAAAACTGGAAACTCAGTAATCATGGCAGCCCTAAAATGTAGCTATTTGTAAATTGTCAACATTGACAACGTGATAAAGGGTAGCTATTTTTGAATTGATGGCATTACTGGGTCGTTTTGAATTTTTCAGAGATTGTAGtatttttttgaaagaagagaagaatttAGCTTTTTAAAGTAACACCGCCCTTGGCTGCCTCAGTAATTCCACCCCAGCGTTTGCACCCAACTTCGTTCCCGTTTCCGTGTGCACGCTCAGCGTTCCTACCGGGGGCAGAAGGGTGTTCGCAGGGTGCAGCCCATTATGTTTTTACCACAAAGGGACATGAAGGTTCTCGCTCTCTGACTTGCAGTGGATCCGCAGGTCAAGTCACTGTCCTCGGTCCTGTCCCGGTACCAGGGCTTTGACGGAGAGCACGGTGGCAGGAAAAACTGCTTTGGGCGAAGTGGCGCTCTCCTCTACATCCAGGTAAAGCCCCAGCGGCAGAGCCCACCCTACCCCCGACTCGGGACCTTCAGGCTCCTTGGGGTCCGCGCTGTGGTCCAGGGGCCGTGGCCTGAGTCATGCAGCCGTCTCCCACAGAGCAAACACCGGTCCGGACTGCACACTGATCTTACACCACGTGCGGGTGCGACCTGTTCGTTACATTTTACACAGAGGGAACCCGTAGGGTCCCTTGTCCCTCTCACCTTGGCCCAGGAGGCGCCCTCTGCCCAGGTGGCCACCCTCTCGGGGGCCCCCGAGCCGAGGTTTCTGATGCTGATCTCACCCCGTGTGTTAGAAAGGCCATCCGTGGGGTCGGCAGGGCGTCACCAGCCCCATGAAGTCCTCGGAGGGCTGAGGCCTTTCTCCTGGGACTCCGCGGCTCTGTGGAGGGCGCGGCGCTGTGCGTCCTGGCACTGTGCCCACAGCTGGGAGAACACGCCCAGGCCGCCACCGACCCGACCCGGTGGTCCTCTGCCACCCAGCAGGCCCTGCGTCGTTTTTCAGGTCCCTGTGGGCACCTTggtgaaggaggggaaggaagttgTGGCTGACCTGTCGCACCCGGGGGACGAGTACATCGCCGCTCTGGGCGGGGCAGGAGGGAAAGGCAACCGCTTCTTCCTGGCCAACGACAACCGCGCACCCGTCACCTGCACCCCCGGCGAGCCCGGGCAGGAGCGGGTTCTCTTCCTGGAGCTCAAGACCGTGGCGCATGCTGGCCTGGTGGGTGTCCCCGAAAGCCAGCCCCAGGGGGCAGAGGGGCACCTGCCACTCTTAGCCGTGGGAAATCGGGTTCTGGTGGTGGACGTACTGCCGGCCTTCGGGAGAGGGACAGCTCACCTTTCCCTGGCTGTCGTCCTGTGACCCTAACGGGAGCTGTGCCCCCACCTGTGTGCCCCCATCTGTGTGCCTTCGACCCTGAGACTCCGAGACAGAGGAGATGGCGGAGGGTCTCCCTGCCTTGCAGGTCGGCTTCCCCAATGCGGGCAAGTCCTCGCTCCTCCGGGCCATTTCCAACGCGAAGCCCGCCGTGGCGGCCTACCCATTCACGACCTTGAACCCCCACGTCGGCATCGTGCACTACGAGGACCACCAGCAGGTCGCAGGTAGACGCAGGGCCCTCTGGGAAGGCGGGGTTCACGGAGGGGCCCTGCGGGGCCGCCGCGGGCAGTGTCCGGTCTGCAGTGCGGAGAGCCCGGCTCAGAGTTAACGCTGTGGCTCTGCAGCTGCGTTGGGGTCACACTCCCTcctcgccccgccccgcccctcgcccCGCCCACGCCCCGCCTCCTCGCCCCCCCCGTCCCTGCCCCGCCCACGCCCCGCCTCCTCGCCCCGTCCCCGTCCCTGCCCCGCCCTCCTCGCCCCGCCCCCGTccccatccctgccccgccctcctCGCCCCGCCCCCGTCCCTGCCTCGCCTCGCCCCgcccccgtccccgtccccgccCCGGGTAGAGTGACTTTCCGGCTTCCCGGGCTGTGCTGAGGGCAGGGGACTCTCCCGGGAGACAGTGTGCCCGTGAAAAACAGCAAGCCACGCGTCGGCGGCCCTGGTTCCGGGGCAGGCACTGTCTGTTCGCCGGGCTCACAGTGATGACATCTGTCAGTGATCAAACTGTTAGTGGGTTTCGGGAGGCTGGTCCCCTCCCCccgttttaaaatcatttttgaagCCAGAAAGCCTGGTAGGTGTCAATCCAGAGCATAAATATTCCTTATTAGATGGCTCCGTCACCGTGCCTGTCACCCAAATATTTCCAGGCGTTCTTTGAGAGTCAGAGCTGGCACGCACAGTGGCAGTCAGCCTGATGAGTCAGCGAGGCAGGAGATCAAAGACTTCGGGATAAGCTGTTCCTTGGCCCTCAGGGGACAGGCGGGGGCTGCCCGGTCCcctgctctttctccttttttttttttttttggtatttttctgaagttagaagcagggaaacagtcagacagactcccgcatgtgcccgaccaggatccacccggcatgcccaccaggggcgatgctctgcccatccggggcgtcgctctgtcacaatcagagccactctagcgcctggggtagaggccaccgagccatccccagcactcaggcaaactttgctccaatggagcctcagctgcaggaggggaagagagagagaggaaggagagggggaggggtggagaagcagatgggcgcttctcctgtgtgccctggccgggaatcgaacccgggactttcacatgctgggctgatgcgctaccactgagccaaccggccaggtcctgggGTCCCCTGCTCTTGTCTCCCTCAGTGGCCGACGTGCCGGGCATCGTCCGAGGTGCACACCAGAACCGGGGCCTGGGGCTGGCCTTCCTCCGGCACATCGAGCGCTGTGGCGTCCTCCTGTTCGTGGTGGACCTGGCGTTGCCCGAGCCCTGGACGCAGGTCGAGGACCTCAAGTATGAACTGGAGAAGTACGAGAGAGGCCTGTCCAAGCGACCCCACGCCATCGTCGCCAACAAGATCGACCTGCCTCAGGCGCGGGCCAGCCTGCCCACACTGCAGGCCCGCCTGGGCGGGGGGGCCATCGCCCTCTCGGCGGCCACAGGCGAGAACCTGGAGGAGCTGCTGCTGCGTCTCAAGGAGCTCCATGACGACCACGTGGCCTCGGAGCTGGCGCGGGGCCGCCAGCCGCTCAGGTGGTAGCGGGCAGCCCTGGACGGGAGCCGCTGTGGAGCCCTCAAGGGCCAGGAGCTGCAGGTGCCACCTGCCACTCAGCTCGGGTCATCGTCCAGCGCCCCGGACCAAGCCCCTTGTGCGAGGGACGCCCGTGCCCTGAGAGCCCGCACACCCGCCCCGGGCCTCCCACACCGACCGGCTGAGAGGGGCTCGTCCCTGCGGTCAGTGTCCTGAGCAGTGGGGACCACGTGCGTGTGTGCCAGGAGACAGCACAGCGGGACCGGGGCCAGAGCCGCCAGTCGGGTCCTAATCACCCGCCACACGTGAGCAGCTGTCACAGGGGACCTGCGACTGTTCTcggccacccccccaccccccagcagtcAGGGACAGGCTCTGCTCTGGTGCAGCTGTCTGAGGGAGCCGTGGGCACCCTGGCTGTTGTCCCCAGACTGCGCCGCACTCTGGGAGCCGGGCACGGCTCTGGCTTCACGACTGAGTGCACCCAATATCCGGCCCGGGGACGCGGCTTCTGACACCTCGTCTGTGCAGCGAGGCACGAGCTGAGGCAGCCGGGCTCCGAGAGGGGACGCGGCCCCGTCTGCGTGGCCCGTCTGCGCGGACACGGGCTGGGTCCCCACGGCACTGCGGCTGCAGGGACGGGAGCGCCCCCTGGGCCCACTCTGGCCACCAGCCTCACAGTCAGCTCAGAGAACCAGCTGGGGACAGGCCAGCTGGGCCGGGACAGATTCTGTCTCGGCTGGAGTGACGGCAGCCAAGTCAGCCCCCACTGACTGCCAGGGGCCGGCGAGGAGGGCTCAGTGCTGCCCAGATGCTCACGCAGCAAAATACTCCACAACCACGGCTTCCCCCAATAAAGTCTAATGCTCTGACCTGTCCCTGAGGCCCtgcagggaggaggtgggggggacGGAAGGACTCGGGAGAggggcccgggccctggggatgagCCGCAGGGTCCCCGGGCGTCCTGTGTCTACGTGGTGGTCAGCACACCGTGGGTGGGCGCTCACATCTGCTCTGACTCCACGTCGCAGCCAGGACATGAGTCCCTCCCCTTAGCTCTGTCCTGCAAGGTCAGAGGTCCTGTGTCCTGGGACCAGAGATGGTGTCCACGTCTGGTCACTCTCGGCCCACAAAGGCGTTCACAGGAAGCCAGGTCTGAGGTCCACAAACTGTCCaaggcctttttttaaaatttttttttattcatttagagaaggagagagaagtattgatttgttgttgcacttatttatgcactcattcactgatttttttttttttctttagagagagacaggaaggaagagaaatgagaagcattagttcttcattgtagcttcttagttgttttgattgctttctcatatgtgcctggacgaGGGGgcttacagcagagcgagtgacccttgcttaagcctgTGACcgtaggctcaagccagcgaccatggggccatgtcaatgacccacactcaagctggtgaccctgtgctgaagctggcgagctcattctcaagctggtgaccttgggaatTTGAACCTGGGAGCCATTGTCCCAggggatgctctatccactgtgccaccaccagttaggctcgttggttgattcttgtatgtaccctggccggggatctgaacccacaacctcagcaggTCAGGACGACGCTCTTAACCAGcggagccacccggccagggcccagcgcCTTTCATCTTAGTGGTtgtaccctccccccccccacaggcacaggcacacgcacaccCTGTGGAGGAAAACATGCAGGCTGCCTCCCCACCTGAGGGGTGGGGTCTCCATCCTGTTCCGAGCTGTGTCCCCACAGCCTCAGGACCAGACGCGGAGGAGGCGGGACGGGTGTTCGTGGAATCAAACTGGCCAGTGTTCGGTGCATCTGGGTTCCCTCTACACTGAGGATATTTGTGAAAGGCAGGCGGCAGGTGCCACGACACTCACGGCAGAAGTGCCCGTCCGGAGCCACCGCCGCCCCGTCCCAGCTGCCACCCCTCTGCCCGTTCCAGCCATCTTGCCTGAAGCTCGTTCAGGTGCTGCCTCGTGGATCAGTGGGCCCCACCCATTTCCCTTTCGTCTGTGGACGGGGACGTGGCTTCCTTGCGTCCTTCCTGTCCGTGGCCCGGCCGCCTGGTGACCTGGGTTGGCCTGTGAGGCTGGCAGCGTTTGCGTGGTGCGGCAGGGTGCAGACCAGTTCCGGGAGCGGGCGTCCACCCTGCACTGACTCGGTGACTCTCCTCGTGGTaccggcccctcccctcccctcccctgctggtcTGTCCCCCGGTGCTGCAGCGGTCAGCGGTCAACGGCCATCCTCGCTCCTACTCCCGCAGGAGCTCCCTGGCATGCGCCTGCCTCCCCCCTTCCTGCACCCTCTCCTCTTGTTGGCATCACCGTCCAGTGTCGGTCACCTGGCTGCTCAGGGCCTCTGGGAGCAGGTCTGAGGAGGGGGCCTGGGCTTCAGGATGCAGGACTTCCCGAATCCCTCAGCTTTCAGCCTCGAGGCCTTGCGCCCCGCCCCCATCCCGAGTCCCCATGCTCACACCTGCAGGGCTCTCAGGGTGCAGGAGGGACCTGGGGTGACGGGCAGCTGCCCcgccctccccacacccctccaCCGGCGCCCCGCCccgcagcctctgtggaaagctGTCTTGTTCCTCCCTTGGTGTTTGCGAAGACTTGTCCCTTCCTCATTCCTTTTCTGTCACAGTGGGGCCTCAGGCGGGAGCAGGTGGACGCGCACCTGTTTCCAGGTGTGGTAAGGGCCTGGGAAAAAGCAGGGAAGACCGACCTGCTCTCTCTGAACTAGAAATCCAACTTGGAGAGCACTTCTACTTCAGCAAGTTATAAGCACGGGTGACCCATCTGCATATCACAGTGGCCACAGCtccgcccctccctccccaatGACGTGGGTCAGCCCCGGCCTTCTGCCTGGGCTGGTCCGGGACCTGTCCTGATGTACAGGGTGCGGGCAGTGACAGCAGTGTCCACTGAAGCCGCTGGGCACTGCAGCTTCCGCTTGACTCTCCTGCACCCAGCATGTGACCCAGCCTGTGCTGTCTCCCGGGGCGACGGTGCTGAGGGCCAGGGCAGTTTGTTGACACCATCCAGAGGAAGCCTGTGGACCCTGAGGGGCTCCGGGGAGGGGCCAGCAGGGAACCACTGCCCACCTGCCTGCCCTCCTGGCTCCTCAGGAATCTGAGGTTCTGCTACGCTGAGGAGTCCGcccaggccagggcccagggaggagggcagagagcttcCCCTCACAGCTGCAGCTCGGCTCCAGCCAGGGTTTGCTGGGCTCTTTCAAGATCATCCAGCATTGCCCTGGCTgactggccggctagctcaggggtagagcgttggcccggcgtatggaagtcccaggtttgattctcggccagggcacacaggagaagcgcccatctgcttctccacccctccccctctccttcctctctgtctctctcttcccctcctgcagccaaggctccattggagcaaacttgggtttgctctgaggacggctccatggcctctgcctcaggcactagaatgactccagttgcaacagagcaacgccccagatgggcagaacattgtcccctggtgggcatgctggttggatcctggtcaggcgtatgcgggagtctgtctgtctccctgtttctcacttaggaaaaatacaaaaaaaaaaaaaaaaaaaaaaaaagagatcgtCCGTCCAGCATTTGAGGTGCCAGCATTTAAAGATCATCAAGTTGGCATGTTTGAATTTGGACACAGGTGTGACTTTGGGGTCACAGGCGCATTTTTAGCCCAGAGCCGTTCCCACAATGtcaccaccccctcctccttgcATGCACAAAGCCAgccgtgtctctctctcttttcctttcttcttcctcttttgaaGGTATTTTTGTGCCCCTCCAAGATCTGCCTGACAAACTTCAAACTGAAGCATCACCGGTGGACACAATGCCCATCTCTCCAGAGGCAGGGACCTCGCACGTCAGACCAGAGCCGAGGTCCGGCTCCCAGGCTCCCAGGAGCCCTCCAGGATGGGCCTCCAGGACACACCTCCCCCCACTGGGCCCCCATATTCCCAGGGAGCACCGAGATGGCCCCCCGGGAG
This genomic interval carries:
- the MTG2 gene encoding mitochondrial ribosome-associated GTPase 2; translated protein: MPWRLFLVGHRGAFEGLGRWVLSPRAVPGRPRPQRATPRRLSLSGVADCAQEPNRKKLLSEKKLKSHFVDQRRVLIRGGRGGDGASCFHSEPRKEFGGPDGGDGGSGGHVILRVDPQVKSLSSVLSRYQGFDGEHGGRKNCFGRSGALLYIQVPVGTLVKEGKEVVADLSHPGDEYIAALGGAGGKGNRFFLANDNRAPVTCTPGEPGQERVLFLELKTVAHAGLVGFPNAGKSSLLRAISNAKPAVAAYPFTTLNPHVGIVHYEDHQQVAVADVPGIVRGAHQNRGLGLAFLRHIERCGVLLFVVDLALPEPWTQVEDLKYELEKYERGLSKRPHAIVANKIDLPQARASLPTLQARLGGGAIALSAATGENLEELLLRLKELHDDHVASELARGRQPLRW